The Brachyspira aalborgi genome has a segment encoding these proteins:
- a CDS encoding glycosyltransferase family 2 protein — MKIAAIIPCYNEELTIKQVICDIQKYCPKCEIYVFDNNSSDNSYNIAKETGAIVNKVSYQGKGEVIRRAFADIDSDIYIMVDADMQYDLSEINNFINYFTENKLDMLNISREVVDETVHRKGHSFGNMMLTGFANFLFGKKFNDMLSGYRIFSKRFVKSFPANSRGFEIETELTIYALQMRLPIDEVSAKYIKRPEGSHSKLNTFKDGFIILFTIIYLLITEKPLLFFNTISLIFLGIGLFLGIGITIEYFETLKVERFPTAILTICLIILSALSFSIGLLMKAISKVLSENRRFKYNSIK, encoded by the coding sequence ATGAAAATAGCCGCTATTATTCCTTGCTATAATGAAGAGCTTACAATTAAACAAGTTATTTGCGATATTCAAAAATATTGTCCAAAATGCGAAATATATGTTTTCGATAATAACAGTTCTGACAATTCTTATAATATTGCAAAAGAAACGGGAGCGATAGTAAATAAAGTTTCTTATCAAGGAAAAGGCGAGGTTATTAGAAGAGCGTTCGCTGATATTGATTCAGATATTTATATTATGGTTGATGCAGATATGCAATACGATTTAAGCGAAATAAATAATTTTATTAATTACTTTACGGAAAATAAATTAGATATGCTTAATATATCTCGAGAAGTTGTCGATGAAACCGTTCACAGAAAAGGACATTCTTTTGGAAATATGATGCTTACGGGATTTGCTAATTTTCTTTTCGGAAAGAAATTTAACGATATGTTAAGCGGTTATAGAATATTTTCAAAAAGATTTGTTAAAAGTTTTCCCGCAAATTCGAGAGGCTTTGAAATAGAAACGGAGCTTACAATATACGCTTTGCAAATGCGTTTGCCTATAGACGAAGTTTCAGCGAAATATATAAAGCGTCCAGAAGGTTCGCATTCAAAATTAAATACTTTTAAGGACGGATTTATAATACTTTTCACTATAATTTATTTATTAATTACCGAAAAACCTTTATTATTTTTTAATACGATAAGTTTAATATTTTTAGGGATTGGATTATTTTTAGGAATAGGAATAACGATAGAATATTTTGAAACTTTAAAAGTTGAGCGATTTCCGACAGCGATATTAACTATATGTTTGATAATATTATCCGCTTTGTCTTTTTCAATCGGGCTTTTAATGAAGGCTATAAGCAAAGTTTTAAGCGAGAATAGAAGATTTAAATATAATTCGATTAAGTGA
- a CDS encoding ankyrin repeat domain-containing protein yields the protein MKFLLYVFIILSLFIFKTNSIYALNQDEETLLDASIFGDDDIVEKILEKNIDINIQDDVGNTALILAAMEGHTKVVALLLNSDADKSIVNKHGNNALFYARQRNHRNIIKLLE from the coding sequence ATGAAGTTTTTATTATATGTTTTTATAATTCTTTCTTTATTTATTTTTAAGACGAATTCAATTTACGCGTTAAATCAAGACGAAGAAACTCTTTTAGACGCTTCAATTTTCGGAGATGACGATATCGTTGAAAAAATATTAGAAAAAAATATTGATATTAATATTCAAGACGATGTTGGAAATACCGCTTTAATTTTGGCGGCTATGGAAGGACATACAAAAGTTGTGGCTTTATTATTAAATTCGGATGCCGATAAATCGATAGTAAATAAGCATGGAAATAACGCTTTATTTTATGCGAGACAGAGAAATCATAGAAATATAATTAAATTGTTGGAATAA
- a CDS encoding SRPBCC family protein: protein MFYIIPVFILMPLILMGLMIFLPFIIGKRIPPSFTKEKTKILNISKDELYKLLTNYENYPLWIKYLYQVKTEKTDSGKLKIMQTYKNRKVYQELIEVRRIENNKISELSIVKVEVEGTTLWTYILEDIGDNKTKMTIKETMYIYHPYLRFMLKYILKDENAKGEFFRNIKRFIKKNNKNKRG, encoded by the coding sequence ATGTTTTATATAATTCCCGTATTTATACTTATGCCTTTAATATTGATGGGTTTAATGATTTTTCTTCCGTTTATTATAGGAAAAAGAATTCCGCCGTCTTTTACAAAAGAAAAAACTAAAATTCTTAATATTTCTAAAGACGAATTATACAAACTTTTAACGAATTATGAGAATTATCCTTTATGGATAAAATATTTATATCAAGTAAAAACTGAAAAAACGGACAGCGGAAAATTAAAAATAATGCAAACTTATAAAAACAGAAAAGTCTATCAAGAATTAATTGAAGTTCGCCGAATAGAAAATAATAAAATATCCGAATTATCTATAGTAAAAGTGGAAGTCGAAGGAACTACTTTATGGACTTATATACTTGAAGATATAGGAGATAATAAAACTAAAATGACTATAAAAGAAACGATGTATATTTATCACCCATATTTAAGATTTATGTTAAAATATATACTTAAAGACGAAAACGCTAAAGGCGAATTTTTTAGAAATATAAAAAGATTTATTAAGAAAAATAATAAAAATAAGAGAGGATAA
- a CDS encoding DUF2156 domain-containing protein, whose protein sequence is MLKFEPITLEKQELYHKYFSITPTQSADYTFINLFGLKDIYMLEWAFTKELVWIRQCSPYTLYWAPVGDWFNHDFGKEKDLCDMIGEKESIIRIPKELATYWENKINIKIKENRDEWEYLYDYNELMNLSGRKFHNKKNLYNQFIKNNFEYKPIDRSMVKEIFEFENKWEEDEMKKSFLEIQSNEYNKSEDYEAFDGYKLLMHEIRAEADIIMIKTLFDYWNEINNIVGGAIYIDGKVVAYSIGDLSLRDTLVVHSERGDRDYKGSYQAINKLFLENNKDERFKFVNREQDVGDIGLRKAKLSYNPIGYIEKYNGFCLKNN, encoded by the coding sequence ATGCTAAAATTTGAACCTATAACATTAGAAAAACAAGAATTATATCATAAATATTTTTCAATTACTCCAACTCAATCTGCAGATTATACATTTATAAATTTATTTGGGCTTAAAGATATTTATATGCTCGAATGGGCTTTTACAAAAGAGCTTGTTTGGATAAGACAATGTTCGCCTTACACTCTTTATTGGGCGCCCGTTGGCGATTGGTTTAATCATGATTTTGGAAAAGAAAAAGATTTATGCGATATGATAGGAGAGAAAGAAAGCATAATAAGAATTCCAAAAGAGCTTGCGACATATTGGGAAAATAAAATAAATATAAAAATAAAAGAAAATAGAGACGAATGGGAATATTTATACGATTATAACGAATTAATGAATTTGAGCGGAAGAAAATTCCATAATAAAAAAAATCTTTATAATCAATTTATTAAAAATAATTTTGAATACAAACCGATAGACAGAAGCATGGTTAAAGAAATATTTGAATTTGAAAATAAATGGGAAGAGGATGAAATGAAAAAAAGTTTTTTAGAGATTCAATCAAACGAATACAATAAAAGCGAAGACTACGAAGCTTTTGACGGTTATAAATTATTAATGCATGAGATAAGAGCGGAAGCGGATATTATTATGATAAAAACTCTTTTCGATTATTGGAATGAAATAAATAATATAGTTGGCGGAGCGATTTATATAGACGGTAAAGTAGTAGCTTATAGCATTGGAGATTTGAGTTTAAGAGATACTTTAGTAGTTCATTCGGAAAGAGGAGATAGAGATTATAAAGGAAGCTATCAGGCTATAAATAAATTATTTTTAGAAAATAATAAAGACGAAAGATTTAAATTCGTAAATAGAGAGCAGGATGTCGGCGATATTGGACTTAGAAAAGCTAAATTATCTTATAATCCGATTGGATATATAGAAAAATATAACGGATTTTGTTTAAAAAATAATTAA
- a CDS encoding iron-containing alcohol dehydrogenase, whose protein sequence is MNFNFYMPSKLIFGRGSLNNLHKQKFPGKKALIVTEAIIKELGYLKMLEEQLNKANISYVLFDKIIPNPIKEHVMEASDIVKKEKCDFLIGIGGGSSIDSAKSIAIMSTNEGDYWDYVSRGTGKKKAVLNEPLPIIAIATTAGTGTEVNPWLVITNGKEKVGFGHYKTFPYLSIVDPELMKTIPPKLTAYQGFDALFHSSEGYIGKPANEMSDLLALKSMELIGKSLAKAVENGNDNEARENVAMASTLSGIVQSISDCTAEHSIEHSLSAYYPKLAHGAGLIAISKAYYTLLAESHDCDEKMINMAKALGKKDASKPMDFVDALLELQKACKVDDIKLSDYGVKKEDLPEIAQNSKFTSGLYENDPHNFSDEDILLVLEKSYK, encoded by the coding sequence ATGAATTTTAATTTTTATATGCCAAGCAAACTTATATTTGGCAGAGGAAGTTTAAATAATTTGCATAAACAAAAATTTCCTGGCAAAAAAGCTTTAATAGTAACCGAAGCAATTATAAAAGAATTAGGTTATTTAAAAATGCTTGAAGAACAACTTAATAAAGCAAATATATCTTATGTTTTATTTGATAAAATAATTCCAAATCCTATAAAAGAACATGTAATGGAAGCCTCTGATATAGTTAAAAAAGAGAAATGCGATTTTCTTATAGGAATTGGAGGAGGAAGCAGTATAGACTCTGCAAAATCAATCGCTATTATGTCTACAAACGAAGGCGATTATTGGGATTATGTATCGAGAGGAACAGGAAAAAAGAAAGCAGTCTTAAACGAACCGCTTCCAATTATAGCAATAGCGACTACGGCGGGAACAGGAACAGAAGTAAATCCATGGCTTGTTATAACAAACGGAAAGGAAAAAGTAGGTTTCGGACATTATAAAACATTTCCTTATTTATCAATAGTCGACCCCGAACTTATGAAAACTATTCCGCCAAAATTAACCGCTTATCAAGGATTTGACGCTTTATTTCATAGCTCCGAAGGATATATTGGCAAACCTGCAAATGAAATGAGCGATTTATTAGCTTTAAAATCAATGGAACTTATAGGCAAAAGTTTAGCGAAAGCCGTTGAAAATGGAAACGATAACGAAGCGAGAGAAAATGTAGCTATGGCAAGCACTCTATCGGGAATAGTGCAAAGTATTTCCGATTGTACAGCCGAACATTCAATAGAGCATAGCTTAAGCGCATATTATCCTAAACTTGCGCATGGAGCGGGATTAATTGCAATAAGTAAAGCTTATTATACTTTACTTGCAGAATCTCATGATTGCGATGAAAAAATGATAAATATGGCAAAAGCTTTAGGTAAAAAAGACGCTTCAAAACCTATGGATTTTGTTGACGCTTTACTTGAACTTCAAAAAGCTTGCAAAGTAGACGATATTAAACTTTCGGATTATGGAGTAAAAAAAGAAGATTTACCCGAGATAGCGCAAAACTCTAAATTTACAAGCGGATTATACGAAAACGACCCGCATAATTTTAGCGATGAAGATATATTATTAGTATTAGAAAAATCTTATAAATAA
- the trmD gene encoding tRNA (guanosine(37)-N1)-methyltransferase TrmD: MLIDILTLFPTFYKSPISIGIINNAIKNKKINLNIVNMRDFGEGNYKRCDDYPYGGGPGMIMTYNIFKKYFENNNKGYTIIFSPSGKVLNQKKIKELSKKKHITMILGHYEGIDYRVEKKYADETISVGDYVLSGGEIPALLLIDAIARYKDTLNNKESVYNDTFEENSAGLLEYSQYTRPEKIDNMEVPNILMSGNHKNIEEYRRMSGLIKTFKNRADMFSNIKLSKKDLNAIFDYLINKE, from the coding sequence ATGCTTATAGATATTCTTACTTTATTTCCTACTTTTTACAAAAGCCCTATTTCGATTGGAATTATAAATAACGCTATAAAAAATAAAAAAATAAATTTGAATATAGTTAATATGCGAGATTTTGGAGAAGGCAATTATAAAAGATGCGATGATTATCCTTATGGCGGCGGACCTGGTATGATTATGACTTATAATATATTTAAAAAATATTTTGAAAATAATAATAAAGGCTATACTATAATTTTTTCGCCTTCGGGAAAAGTTTTGAATCAAAAAAAAATAAAAGAGCTTTCTAAAAAAAAACATATAACGATGATACTCGGACATTATGAAGGAATAGATTATAGAGTTGAAAAAAAATATGCTGACGAAACTATAAGCGTTGGAGATTATGTTTTAAGCGGAGGAGAAATTCCCGCGCTTTTACTTATAGATGCAATCGCAAGATATAAAGACACTTTGAATAATAAAGAATCTGTTTATAACGATACTTTTGAAGAAAACTCGGCGGGGCTTTTAGAATATAGTCAATATACTAGACCTGAAAAAATTGACAATATGGAAGTCCCAAATATTTTAATGTCGGGCAATCATAAAAATATTGAAGAATATAGAAGAATGTCGGGCTTGATAAAAACTTTTAAAAACAGAGCAGATATGTTTTCAAATATTAAACTTTCCAAAAAAGATTTGAATGCTATATTTGATTATCTTATAAATAAAGAGTAA
- a CDS encoding MATE family efflux transporter, with protein MNNNVTSNPLYYEKIHKLLFKYATPSIISLLVASLYNIVDQIFIGRGIGINGNAATNVAFPLTTICVSISLFLGLGGASIYSISLGQGNKKKAADMIGNTIVLAIVFSLIFSIVVRVFVKKFMIMFGATQEVLQYAIDYTSITSIGFIPFVFSTVMSHIIRADGSPKYSMFSVLIGAAVNIILDPIFIFKFNMGISGAALATIIGQFISFFITLRYVFKFKNITFNRYSFNLYSENVFKIFSLGASGGINQFSMMIVQITMNNVLSYYGALSIYGGNIPLAVSGIIAKINMLIMAFIIGSGQGSQPIIGFNYGAKNYDRVIETYKLTVSITTIVALISFLIFQIFPRQVVSIFGDGSELYFQFAERYMRVYMALMIVNGIQPVSGTFFTSIGKAFKGAFIAMTRQLLFLLPLIIILPRIFGIDGIMYAGPIADGIALIVTIIFVSLEIKKIKKLKSA; from the coding sequence ATTAATAATAATGTAACTTCCAATCCTCTATATTACGAGAAAATCCATAAACTTCTTTTTAAATATGCGACTCCAAGCATTATTTCGCTTTTGGTAGCGTCTCTTTATAATATAGTAGACCAAATTTTTATCGGAAGAGGAATAGGAATTAACGGAAACGCCGCTACAAATGTGGCTTTTCCTCTAACGACTATATGCGTATCTATTTCTTTATTTTTAGGTTTGGGCGGAGCTTCAATTTATAGCATTTCTTTAGGACAAGGAAATAAGAAAAAAGCGGCGGATATGATAGGAAACACAATAGTTCTTGCAATCGTATTCAGCTTGATATTTTCAATAGTAGTTAGAGTTTTCGTTAAAAAATTTATGATTATGTTCGGGGCGACTCAAGAAGTTTTGCAATACGCTATAGATTATACGAGCATAACTTCGATTGGTTTTATTCCTTTCGTATTTTCTACGGTTATGAGCCATATAATAAGAGCGGATGGAAGTCCAAAATATTCTATGTTTTCTGTATTAATTGGAGCTGCGGTTAATATAATATTAGACCCGATTTTTATATTTAAATTTAATATGGGAATATCGGGAGCGGCGCTTGCCACTATAATAGGACAATTTATTTCATTTTTTATAACTTTAAGATATGTTTTTAAATTTAAGAATATCACTTTTAATAGATATAGTTTTAATTTATATTCGGAAAATGTTTTTAAAATATTTTCGCTTGGAGCTTCGGGCGGAATAAATCAATTTTCTATGATGATTGTTCAAATAACTATGAATAATGTATTAAGTTATTATGGAGCGCTTTCAATATACGGAGGCAATATTCCTTTGGCAGTTTCGGGAATAATAGCAAAAATAAATATGCTTATAATGGCTTTTATAATAGGAAGCGGACAAGGAAGTCAACCGATAATAGGATTTAATTACGGAGCTAAAAATTACGACAGAGTAATAGAAACCTATAAATTGACTGTTAGCATAACTACAATAGTAGCTTTAATATCTTTTTTAATATTTCAAATATTTCCACGCCAAGTTGTTTCAATATTTGGAGACGGAAGCGAATTATATTTTCAATTTGCAGAAAGATATATGAGAGTTTATATGGCTCTTATGATAGTTAATGGAATTCAGCCCGTATCGGGAACTTTTTTTACTTCGATAGGCAAGGCATTTAAAGGAGCTTTCATAGCTATGACGAGACAATTATTATTTTTACTTCCGCTTATTATAATACTTCCAAGAATATTTGGAATTGACGGAATAATGTATGCAGGACCGATAGCGGACGGAATCGCTTTAATCGTCACAATAATTTTTGTAAGTTTAGAAATAAAGAAAATTAAAAAATTAAAATCCGCTTAA
- the lptB gene encoding LPS export ABC transporter ATP-binding protein, with protein sequence MFFKKKDKNNNNDNNKSNRNEVSERAKNFFNNDKEHPSEIRAVSLTKFYGKRKIIEDISYGVKQGEVVGLLGPNGAGKTTSFYITVGFVTATKGQVFLNDIELTGLHMYKRAQLGIGYLPQEASIFRKLSVEDNLLAILEYNKTLTPKDRMYIADQLLSEFNINHVRKQKGYTLSGGERRRCEIARALTVNPKFILLDEPFAGVDPIAVIDIQNIIASLKAKGLGILITDHNVRETLRITDRAYIMGNGKILVQGTPEDIVNNPLARKVYLGESFTM encoded by the coding sequence ATGTTTTTCAAAAAAAAAGATAAAAATAATAATAATGATAATAATAAATCTAATCGTAATGAAGTTTCTGAAAGGGCTAAAAACTTTTTTAATAACGATAAAGAACATCCTTCAGAAATACGAGCCGTTAGTCTTACTAAATTTTATGGAAAGAGAAAAATTATAGAAGATATTTCTTACGGCGTTAAACAAGGCGAGGTTGTCGGACTTTTGGGACCGAACGGAGCGGGAAAGACGACAAGCTTTTATATTACGGTAGGTTTTGTTACGGCGACTAAAGGACAAGTTTTTTTGAACGATATTGAATTAACAGGTTTGCATATGTATAAAAGAGCGCAACTTGGAATAGGATATTTGCCTCAAGAAGCGTCTATTTTTAGAAAACTTTCGGTTGAAGATAATTTACTTGCAATTTTGGAATATAATAAAACATTAACTCCAAAAGACAGAATGTATATTGCCGACCAACTTTTATCGGAATTTAATATAAATCATGTTAGAAAACAAAAAGGCTATACTCTCTCGGGAGGAGAAAGACGAAGATGCGAGATAGCAAGAGCATTAACAGTAAATCCTAAATTTATTTTGCTTGACGAACCTTTTGCGGGAGTCGACCCTATAGCCGTTATCGATATACAAAATATTATAGCGTCATTGAAAGCTAAAGGTTTGGGAATTTTGATAACCGACCATAATGTTAGAGAAACTTTAAGAATAACCGACAGAGCTTATATAATGGGAAACGGAAAAATATTAGTTCAAGGAACTCCCGAAGATATTGTAAACAACCCGCTTGCTCGTAAGGTTTATTTGGGCGAATCTTTTACTATGTAA
- a CDS encoding flavodoxin domain-containing protein, translating to MPKKIAIVVWSKTGNTKLMADSVKKGVEEAGFDADIFKAYSFNFEIVKNYDKIALGCPAMGSETLEDTEFLPMYENIKPYLKDKKVFFFGSYGWGDGKWMQDWEEDAIKNGIKLFRKSIIAKEKPNKEILDACFQAGIDLANAL from the coding sequence ATGCCTAAAAAAATAGCTATTGTAGTTTGGAGTAAAACGGGAAATACCAAACTTATGGCTGATAGCGTAAAAAAAGGCGTTGAAGAAGCGGGATTTGATGCGGATATTTTCAAAGCGTATAGTTTTAATTTTGAAATAGTTAAAAATTATGATAAAATAGCTCTCGGATGTCCAGCTATGGGTTCGGAAACTTTAGAGGATACGGAATTTTTGCCTATGTATGAAAATATTAAACCTTATTTGAAAGATAAAAAAGTATTTTTCTTCGGTTCTTACGGTTGGGGAGATGGAAAATGGATGCAAGATTGGGAAGAAGACGCTATTAAAAATGGAATAAAATTATTTAGAAAATCTATAATAGCCAAAGAAAAACCAAATAAAGAAATACTTGATGCATGTTTTCAAGCGGGTATAGATTTAGCTAACGCTTTATAA
- a CDS encoding AAA family ATPase has product MDRKIIITISREFGSGGRYIGETVANKLNIPFYDKAIIEMASEKTGFSPDYIKENEQKLTGTPLFNFAVSGSYAGNMVFGNGESLQDTMFFAQSNVIKEVASKHSCVIVGRCANHVLEKFDDCINIFIYSNIESKIKRAVEEYKLDSNNIEKILKERDKLREKHYNYYTGKVWGDARNYHACFNSDFIGINNVVDIIEKMAINR; this is encoded by the coding sequence ATGGATAGAAAAATTATTATAACTATAAGCAGAGAATTTGGAAGCGGCGGAAGATATATTGGCGAAACCGTTGCAAATAAATTAAATATACCTTTTTACGATAAAGCTATAATTGAAATGGCTTCGGAAAAAACGGGATTTTCGCCCGATTATATAAAAGAAAACGAACAGAAATTAACGGGAACGCCATTATTTAATTTTGCAGTTTCGGGTTCTTATGCGGGAAATATGGTATTTGGAAATGGAGAATCTTTACAAGATACTATGTTTTTTGCTCAAAGTAATGTTATTAAAGAAGTGGCTTCAAAACATTCATGCGTTATAGTCGGAAGATGCGCAAATCATGTTTTGGAAAAATTTGACGATTGCATAAATATTTTTATATATTCAAATATTGAAAGCAAAATAAAAAGAGCGGTTGAAGAATATAAATTAGATAGCAATAATATTGAAAAAATACTTAAAGAAAGAGATAAATTGAGAGAAAAACATTACAATTATTATACGGGAAAAGTTTGGGGAGATGCAAGAAATTATCATGCATGTTTTAATAGCGATTTTATAGGCATAAATAATGTAGTCGATATAATAGAAAAAATGGCGATTAATAGATAA
- a CDS encoding DegT/DnrJ/EryC1/StrS family aminotransferase codes for MKKNIPFSPPDITESEINAVVKVLKSGWITSGEVNKEFEEELSKYIEVKKVKLLSSATSSMELALKIFGIGKGDEVIVPAYTYASTSNVAIHLGAKVVFIDANKNNDFNIDLKKLENAITEKTKAIISVDIGGIPCDYDNIKNILENKKHLFKPSQNKYQKELKRILFLSDAAHSIGAIYKDKRVGSQADFTSFSFHAVKNITTAEGGALAFNDIGNIKADKIYKEISIWALNGQNKSALDKEKGGKNSWKYNIECIGYKCNLSDLHAAVGLSQLRRYNKMLENRKKIACIYNDILSKNEKIILPKLKNESIESSYHLYMIRIKDFEEKNRDLFIEKMFELGIILNVHYLPLPFQKAYIDLGYNIKNYDNAYNLYKNEITLPLYSSLSEEDARYIANNIIEYLNKANIEK; via the coding sequence ATGAAAAAAAATATTCCATTTTCACCTCCAGATATAACCGAAAGCGAAATAAACGCGGTAGTTAAAGTATTAAAATCGGGTTGGATTACAAGCGGAGAGGTTAATAAAGAATTTGAAGAAGAATTATCAAAATATATTGAAGTAAAAAAAGTAAAATTACTTTCAAGCGCGACTTCTTCAATGGAGCTTGCATTAAAAATATTCGGCATTGGCAAAGGAGACGAGGTTATAGTTCCCGCTTATACTTACGCGTCAACTTCAAATGTGGCGATTCATCTTGGAGCTAAAGTCGTTTTTATAGACGCTAATAAAAATAACGATTTCAATATAGATTTAAAAAAATTAGAAAATGCAATAACCGAAAAAACAAAAGCTATTATATCGGTAGACATAGGCGGAATTCCTTGCGATTACGATAATATTAAAAATATTTTAGAAAATAAAAAGCATTTATTTAAACCTTCTCAAAATAAATATCAAAAAGAATTGAAAAGAATTTTATTTTTATCTGACGCCGCTCATTCTATAGGCGCGATTTATAAAGATAAAAGAGTCGGAAGTCAAGCGGATTTTACTTCGTTTTCTTTTCATGCGGTAAAAAATATAACGACTGCGGAAGGCGGAGCTTTAGCATTTAACGATATTGGAAATATAAAAGCGGATAAAATATATAAAGAAATTTCTATTTGGGCATTAAACGGACAAAATAAAAGCGCTTTAGATAAAGAAAAAGGCGGCAAAAATTCTTGGAAATATAATATAGAATGCATAGGCTATAAATGTAATTTGAGCGATTTGCATGCGGCTGTTGGTTTATCGCAATTAAGAAGATATAATAAAATGCTTGAAAACAGAAAAAAAATCGCATGCATTTATAACGATATATTAAGCAAAAACGAAAAAATAATTCTGCCAAAATTAAAAAACGAAAGCATAGAATCTTCTTATCATTTATATATGATTAGAATAAAAGATTTTGAAGAAAAAAACAGAGATTTATTTATTGAAAAAATGTTTGAGCTTGGAATAATATTAAATGTTCATTATTTGCCTTTGCCGTTTCAAAAAGCTTATATTGATTTAGGTTATAATATTAAAAATTACGATAACGCTTATAATCTTTATAAGAATGAGATTACATTGCCTTTATATAGTTCTTTAAGTGAAGAGGATGCGAGATATATTGCAAATAATATAATCGAATATTTGAATAAAGCGAATATTGAAAAATAA
- a CDS encoding sulfurtransferase translates to MYKKIFILILFLLITSCKNKNEASKNSDIELAKNIDKIQVYVEPNWVKSVIDGNQPQSSNYVILEASWGEPSSDYKKSHIQGALHINTDLIEEPKYWNIRTPEEIEQVMKDFGISKNTTVIIYGEPSPAARVAITLLWAGVDEVHILDGGLKSWINAGYKTSNNTEKAFPIEDTGVIVPAHPEYIISFPEEIIEKQKDANFKLVSIRSWDEFIGKISGYSYIERKGEPKGAVWGRDEFDYIDTNGKVISIEEAQKIWSEWSVSKENEISFYCGTGWRASIPFLIAYQNGWTNISLYDGGWYVWQMNSKLPIQLGNPKEITNK, encoded by the coding sequence ATGTATAAAAAAATATTTATTTTAATTTTGTTTTTATTAATAACTTCATGTAAAAATAAAAATGAAGCGTCTAAAAATAGCGATATAGAATTAGCTAAAAATATAGATAAAATTCAAGTGTATGTAGAGCCTAATTGGGTAAAAAGCGTAATAGACGGAAACCAACCGCAATCTTCTAATTATGTAATATTGGAAGCTTCATGGGGAGAGCCGAGTTCGGATTATAAAAAATCTCATATTCAGGGAGCATTGCATATAAATACCGATTTAATAGAAGAGCCTAAATATTGGAATATTAGAACTCCTGAAGAAATAGAACAAGTTATGAAAGATTTTGGCATATCGAAAAATACAACTGTTATAATATACGGGGAGCCTTCTCCCGCCGCTAGGGTAGCGATAACTTTACTTTGGGCTGGAGTAGACGAAGTTCATATATTAGACGGAGGATTAAAATCATGGATTAATGCTGGTTATAAAACTTCAAATAATACAGAAAAAGCTTTTCCTATAGAAGATACTGGCGTTATAGTTCCAGCTCATCCCGAATATATTATATCTTTTCCTGAAGAGATAATTGAAAAACAAAAAGACGCTAATTTTAAATTGGTAAGCATAAGAAGTTGGGACGAGTTTATAGGAAAGATAAGCGGATATAGTTATATAGAAAGAAAAGGCGAGCCTAAAGGAGCGGTATGGGGAAGAGACGAATTTGACTATATTGACACAAATGGCAAAGTTATAAGTATAGAAGAAGCTCAAAAAATATGGAGTGAATGGAGCGTTTCAAAAGAAAATGAAATTTCATTTTATTGCGGAACAGGTTGGAGAGCGTCTATACCTTTTTTAATAGCTTATCAGAACGGCTGGACTAATATTAGTTTGTATGACGGCGGTTGGTATGTATGGCAAATGAATTCTAAATTACCGATACAATTAGGAAATCCGAAAGAAATTACAAACAAATAA
- a CDS encoding rhodanese-like domain-containing protein, with product MKNIKTIICLFLSILFFTSCKSKQESNQNEESFKNLTVEEVIILLEANPDIIVIDVRTPDEIAQTGAIENSINIDFKASDFKEKISALDKDKEYILFCKSGNRSGQASKIMAEMGFSNINNLNNAGYEEFSKALSK from the coding sequence ATGAAAAATATTAAAACTATTATATGTTTATTTTTATCAATTTTATTTTTTACAAGTTGTAAAAGTAAGCAAGAAAGCAATCAAAACGAAGAGAGTTTTAAAAATCTAACCGTAGAAGAGGTTATAATTTTATTGGAAGCAAATCCCGATATTATAGTTATAGATGTTAGAACTCCAGACGAAATAGCGCAAACGGGAGCTATAGAAAATTCTATTAATATAGATTTTAAAGCTTCTGATTTTAAAGAAAAAATATCCGCTTTAGACAAAGATAAAGAATATATACTTTTCTGTAAGTCTGGCAATCGTTCTGGGCAGGCTTCTAAAATAATGGCGGAGATGGGATTTAGCAATATAAATAATTTAAATAATGCTGGATACGAAGAGTTTTCTAAAGCTCTGTCTAAATAG